The following proteins are co-located in the Telopea speciosissima isolate NSW1024214 ecotype Mountain lineage chromosome 9, Tspe_v1, whole genome shotgun sequence genome:
- the LOC122640553 gene encoding transcription factor PAR2-like, whose product METTQDHEISPTFSTTEKKRTHQECEMGHEALQSSNGLLHHRRRSKSINKRPRRKQRNAKAKLQTNNPNASGEDEGEKVGIQKRIMLLQSIIPGGESLGIDKLFEETALYILALQGQVKAIKILTSLFESLEKDKSKFEG is encoded by the coding sequence ATGGAGACCACTCAAGATCATGAAATCTCACCCACATTCTCAACtactgaaaagaagagaacccACCAAGAATGTGAGATGGGTCATGAAGCCCTTCAGTCTTCTAATGGTCTCCTCCACCACAGACGACGTTCAAAGTCCATTAATAAAAGGCCCCGCAGGAAGCAAAGGAACGCCAAGGCAAAGCTTCAGACGAATAACCCTAATGCTAGTGGTGAAGACGAAGGAGAGAAGGTTGGGATACAGAAGAGAATCATGTTGTTGCAGAGTATCATCCCTGGGGGTGAGTCACTTGGGATTGACAAGCTTTTTGAAGAGACAGCTCTCTATATATTGGCTCTGcaaggccaagttaaggccatAAAAATTCTTACCAGTTTGTTTGAAAGCCTCGAGAAGGATAAGTCCAAGTTTGAAGGCTGA